One Actinomycetospora corticicola genomic window, ACGCCCTGCAGGGCCCGGGCCGCGACGAGCAGGCCGAAGCCGGGGGCGAGCCCGCCGAGCACCGAGGCGACCGCGAATCCGATCAGCCCGACGACGAAGGCGGCCTTGCGCCCGAACAGGTCGGAGAGGCGCCCGCCGAGCAGGAGCAGGCTGCCGAAGGCGAGGGCGTAGGCCGTGACCACCCACTGGCGCTGGGCGTCGGAGAACCCGAGGTCGGCCTGCGCGGACGGCAGCGCGATGTTCACGATCGAGTTGTCGAGGATGACCATGAGCTGGGCGACGCCGATCACGGCGAGGATCCACCAGCGGCGGGGTGGGGCTGCGGTCGCGGTCGCCTGGGTCACAGTGCGCGCAACAACGTTGCAACCCTTGCCCCTACCGGGGCACCTGCGTGACCGTGGTCACCCCACCACTGGCAACACGAGAAGAGGTGCCGCGTGACGCAGACCCTGGATCGCCCCGGGAGCGAGGTGGCCGACCGCGTCGAGGCATGGGTGTCGGCGTTCCAGGACGCCCTGACCGCGCGCGACGTCAGCGCCGCGACGTCGCTGTTCGCCGACGAGTGCTACTGGCGCGACCTGGTGTCCTTCACCTGGAACATCGCCACCGTCGAGGGCACCGACGAGGTCGCCGACCTGCTGGGGAGCGTGCTCGACCGGATCGACCCGACGAACTTCGCCGTCGACGGCGAGCCCACCTCGGCCGACGGCGTCGACGAGGCGTGGCTGACGTTCGAGACGGCGGTCGGGCGCGGGACCGGGCACGTCCGCCTGAAGGGCGGCAAGGCCTGGACCCTGCTCACCACGCTCGACGAGCTCAAGGGCTACGAGGAGAACAAGCGCGAGCGTCGTCCCTTCGGCACGGAGCACGGCGCGAACCCCGCGCGCGTGACGTGGAAGGAGTCGCGCGAGCAGGAGGCCGAGGAGCTCGGCTACGACCGTCAGCCCGAGGTCGTCATCATCGGCGGCGGGCAGGGCGGCATCGCCCTCGCGGCGCGGCTGCGTCAGCTCGGCGTCCCCGCCATCGTCATCGAGCGCAACGAGCGGCCGGGCGACTCCTGGCGCAAGCGCTACAAGAGCCTCGCCCTGCACGACCCGGTCTGGTACGACCACCTGCCCTACATCCCGTTCCCCGAGAACTGGCCGGTCTTCGCGCCCAAGGACAAGCTCGGCGACTGGCTCGAGATGTACACGCGGGTCATGGAGATCAACTACTGGGGCTCGACGTCCGCGCAGTCCGCGGAGTTCGACGAGGCCGAGGGCCGCTGGACCGTGAAGGTCACCCGCGACCGCGGGAACGGGCCCGAGGAGGTCGTCCTGCGGCCGCGCCAGCTGGTGTTCGCCATGGGCGTCTCCGGCAAGCCGAACAAGGTCGAGTTCCCCGGCATGGACACGTTCCGCGGGACGATCCAGCACTCGTCCGAACACTCCGGCCCGCAGGGCTACGAGGGCAAGAAGATCGTCGTGATCGGGTCGAACAACTCGGCCTTCGACATCTGCGGGGCGGCCTGGGAGGCCGGCGCCGACGTGACGATGGTGCAGCGCAGCTCCACCCACATCATCAAGTCGGACACCCTGATGGAGCTCGGCCTCGGATCGCTCTACTCCGAGGAGGCCGTGGCTAACGGGATCGACACCCGCACCGCCGACCTCGTGTTCGCCTCGCTGCCGTACCGGATCATGGCCGACTTCCAGCGGCCCGCCTACGACGAGGCGAAGGTCCGCGACAAGGAGTTCTACGACCAGCTCCGCGAGGCCGGCTTCGACCTCGACTTCGGCGACGACGAGTCCGGCCTGTTCATGAAGTACCTGCGCCGCGGCTCGGGCTACTACATCGACGTGGGCGCCGCGCAGCTCGTGGCCGAGGGCAAGGTGAAGCTCGCCAAGGGTCAGGTGAAGGAGTTCACCGCCGACGGCGTGACCCTGGAGGACGGCACGCACCTCGAGGCCGACCTCGTCGTCCTCGCGACCGGGTACCGCTCGATGATCACCTCGGTCGCGGACATCATCGGCGAGGAGATGGCCACGCGGGTCGGGAAGGTGTGGGGCCTCGGCTCGGACACCACGAAGGACCCGGGTCCGTGGGAGGGCGAGCAGCGCAACATGTGGAAGCCCACCCAGCAGCCGAACCTGTGGTTCCACGGCGGCAACCTGCACCAGTCGCGGCACTACTCGCTCTACCTGGCGCTGCAGCTCAAGGCCCGCCAGGAGGGGCTGGACACGACCGTCTACAAGCTCCAGCCCTCGCACCACCAGGAGTAGGCCCCGAACCGAACGAACGGCACTTCCGCGCACATCGATGCTGCGGAAGTGCCGTTCGTGCGTTTCCGGGCGCCTTCCCGACGGCGGGTGCGCCGGCTCGGGAGCGCGGGTAGTCGTGGGGCATGGAGTACACGAAACTCGGGTCGACCGGCCTGGACGTCTCCCGCATCTGCCTCGGCACCATGAGCTACGGCGTGCCGAACGACCGCTGGAAGTGGGCGCTGCCCCAGGACGAGGCGAAGCCGTTCTTCTCGGCCGCGCTCGAGGCCGGCATCAACTTCTTCGACACCGCCGACGTCTACTCGCAGGGGACGTCGGAGGAGATCACCGGCCGCTGGCTGAACGAGATGGCCGACCGCGACGAGATCGTGGTCGCGACGAAGGTCTTCAACCGGATGCGGCCCGGTCCGAACGGCGCCGGCCTCTCGCGCAAGGCGATCCTCACCGGCATCGACCACTCGCTGCGCCGCCTCGGCATGGACTACGTGGACCTCTACCAGATCCACCGGTTCGACCCCGAGACGCCGTTGGAGGAGACGCTCGAGGCGCTGCACGACGTCGTGCGCTCGGGCAAGGCCCGCTACATCGGCGCGTCGTCGATGTTCGCCTGGCAGTTCGCGAAGGCCCTGCACCTGCAGGACGCGAACGGCTGGGCCCGCTTCGTGACGATGCAGAACCACCACAACCTGCTCTACCGCGAGGAGGAGCGGGAGATGAACCCGCTCTGCGCGGACGAGGGTGTCGGCACGATCCCGTGGAGCCCGCTCGCGCGCGGCAAGCTGACCCGGGACTGGGACGAGACCACCACGCGCGGCGACACCGACGAGTTCGGCAGGACGCTCTACCGCGACTCCGACCGCCACATCGTCGAGAAGGTGGCGGAGATCGGCGAGAAGCGCGGGGTGAGCCGGGCGCAGGTGGCGCTCGCGTGGCTGCTCGCCCAGCCCGTCGTCGACGCGCCGATCATCGGTGCGACGAAGCTGCACCACCTCGAGGAGGCGGTGGCCGCGGTCGACCTGCAGCTCGACGACCACGAGCTCACCGAGCTGTCGGAGAGCTACGAGCCGCGGGGGATCGCCGGGCACCGGTAGGTGAGCTCCGCTCCTGTGAGCACTAAGGGGGGCTATAGCCCCCCTTACTGCTCACCTGCGCGCAGCGCACCTCAGCGCCGACCCGTGGCCACGACGCCGAAGGTGTTCGGCCGGAGGACACGCTCGCCCAGGGTCTGCACCCAGCCGCCCTGGGTGGAGAAGTAGCGGTGCACGTCGACGTCGGCGAAGGACCGGCCGAGCAGGAGGGCGATCGCGTCCTCGTCGACGCCGTCGCGCACCACGTGGTACTCGGACATGTCCGAGGGGCTCGACTCGTCGTAGACGCCGCGCACCCGGCGCGTGAGCGTGCGGAAGCCACGGGCGAGCTCGCCCTCGGTGACCCGCCACGCCAGGGTCGCGGCCCGCGACAGCGCGACGCTCGTGCGGGACTGGCGCGGGTAGTAGAGCGGGTCCTGGAACGTGACGATCGCGCCGCCGGGCGCGACGATGCGGACGGCCTCCTCGAGGGAGGCGAGGTAGTCGGGGATGTGGTGCAGGACGGCCATGTAGACGACCAGGTCGACCTCGCCGTGGACGTCGAGCCGGCCGTCGAGGTCGTGGTGGACCTGCACCCGCGGGTTGTGCCGGAACCGAGCGGCGATCGACCGGGCGCTCGGGCCGCTCATCTCCGTGACCACGACCTCGGCCCCGGCGGACACCATCGTCTCGGTGAACCCGCCGTGCCCGGCGCCGACCTCGATCACCCGCGGCGGGCGCCCGAGCCGGTCGGCCAGCTCGGTGACCACGGCGTTGAGCGTGTCGCGCATCCACTTGTTGAGGTAGGCGTGCCGCAGGTGGGGCGAGCCGGAGAGGTAGTCGTGGCCGTCGCCGTGGACGGCCTCCTGCAGGTCGTGCATCGGCACGACGGTCTCGGTCGTCATGTGGGCCGCATCGCCATCGGCACGGCGGCCGTTAGGCCGATCGGAGCAGACTCACCCGCGCGGGTGACGGTCAGACCTGCACGCTGGTGCAGCCGCTCGGCGCCTGCCCCGGCGGGGTCCACGACGCCGTGGTCCGGTCCCCGACGATGCGGGTGACACGCACGTCGCGCCCGGTGGCGACGTGGAACCCCTGCCCGGCGGGGGCGCCCGACGAGGCCTGGTCGAGGTTCAGCGTGACGCCCACCGGGTCCGACGTCCGGGGGTCGGGCCAGCCCACGACGCCGTAGGCGTACATCCCCGGGCGGGTGCGGACGAGCAGGGCGAGCGACAGGTCGCGCGGCGGATTGGCCGGGGCCTGAGAGTCGACGATCGCCCACACCGCCTGCTGCGGCCCGCTGCCCTGGTGGGTGAGCGCACCCGAGAAGCTGACCTTCCCGGTGCTGATGTTGAGGGCGCGCCGGTTCGCGGTGTCTGCCGACGAGATCGTCACCTGGATCCCGGTGAGGGTGAGGCCGTAGCACTGCTCGCCGATGTCGACCGCGTCGGCGTCCACGCCCACGCTGTTCGCGGCGGGCGGGGCCCAGGTCCCCGAGACCTCCCGGACGGTGCTGGTGTGCCCGGAGTGCTTGAGCTCGATCATCCGGGAGCTGAACCGGCCGTTGACCCGCTCGATCGTCGAGAGCACGAGGGCGTTGAACCCGAGCATGTTCTCGCCGACGACCACGAGGTCGTGGAACCAGCCGCGCCAGACACCGTTGCGGGCGGTGAAGCCGGCGGAGTCGAGCCACAGCCGGCCGACCTCGATGTCCTGGCACAGCGACCAGGGACAGCGCATGAAGTAGTCGGCGCCGTCGTTCACACACAGGGTCGGGCCGTCGAGCACCGTGGGGTCGCCCGACGAGGCCACGATCGTCCACGGCACGGGGAGCTCGAGGCCGACGACACCGGTGCCCGCGTTGTAGGAGGTGACCCGGTTCCACTGCTGCGCGTCGTAGATGACGGCCTCACGGTTGACCATCGGGTCGTTGTCGCAGCGCACCATGACCACGTCGCCGACCTTCAGGGGCACCGAGCCGAGCGCCTGCGTCAGCCGGACCGACGTCGCGCCCGCCGTGATCGGGGCGAGCGTGCGGGTGGCCCACGAGATGCCCGCCTGCCCGGTGGCGAAGGCGGCCGGGTGGATGTCGCCGATCTGGAAGCTGTGCGCCTGGGCGAAGTCGTAGTCGGTGCTGCGGGTGCGGACGTTGCGCAGCACCGCGGTGGGGGAGACCCCGGCGGCGCCCGCCCCGAGGTGGCGCTGGTGGGCGCGCACGACGATCGCCTGCGAGTGCAGGTAGGTGCCGGCCGGGTAGAAGACGCCGGCCCGGCCCGAGTCGGTGGCCTTCTGGATGGCCGCGCCGTCGAGCTCGTCGGAGAGGCTCCGGGCGGCGGGGAAGGCGCGCTGCGCGTCGGCGAGGGTGGCGTACCGCGTCGAGAGCGGGCGCGACCCACCGTCGCCGACCGCCCCGAAGTCGGTGACCACCGCGTAGCCCGCCTGACGGGCGGAGGCGACGGTCGTGGGGGTGCCGGCGCTGAACCCCGACGGCGGGGCAGGGAGCGACGCCGCGTCGGCGGAACCGGTGGCGGCGAGCATCCCGGCTCCCGCCAATCCGCCGACGGCCAGGAGCACCTCACGACGGCTCAACTCGGTTCCCATGGGCCCGGAGTAGCCCGGATGCCCGAGTGAGCGACGCCCGTCGGGGACGGTTCACCCCAAGGTGTCCGCGCGTCAGGGCGTCGTCGGAGGTCGAGCGGGTAGCGGCGGTAACGGCCGTTGCGGTCACCCCGGCGGGTGAACTCGCACGATCGGATCGCGCACAACATCACGGCAGGCGAGTGCTCCTCTGCCCACCCCCGTCGTGCCCTATCGGGTGAATCCCGGGGCTTCCGCGACAGTCCTGCGGCGCTCGATCGTCGGCTCCGGACGGCAGGTCCCGGGACCGTCGAAAACCACCGATGTCACCGTCCGTGATCGACTTTCGTCGCCCTCGGCGTTGCTCCATCGGCTGTAGCGCCTACGGCCGACCGGGCGATGCCAGCTCTGAGACGCAACGAGGGTTGCGACGACGAGACGAGGTGTTCACCGGTGACGACCACGGGCGGCCCGCAGGCGGCCGGCGACGAGGCGGCTCCACGGGTGCTGCTCACCGCGGCGGACACGGTCCCGACGGCGGACGCGGTCCCGACAGCGGGTTCGGTCCCGACGGCGGGTGCGGTGCGGGACCACGGTGCGGTCCCGGGGCGGGACCCGCTCACGGGCACGACCGGGAGCCGGGGCGTCGACGCGGTCCGCCGCGTGCGGCGGTCCTGGGCGCGGCGGGTCCTCGTCGCCGACCTGCTCGCCGTCGCGCTCGTCGGTACCGCGGCCGCGGTGCTCCTGCCGGCCGACCCCACCGGACCGGTCGGGCACGTCGGCCCCACGCTGCTGGTCGTCGGGCTGGTCGCACTCCTCGGTGTCGCCCTCGCCGTCCGGCGCTGCTGGCACCCGCTGCTGGTCTGCTCGGGCGGCCTCGAGTACACCCGCGTGCTGCAGGCCGGCACCGGGGCGCTGCTCGTCCTCGCGCTCGGCCAGGTGGCCGTCCGCGACGACGGGCTCCGGCCCTGGACCCTGGCGGTCCTCCCCGCGGCGGTGCTCGCGGTGCTCGCGGTCCGCGGGGTGGCCCGGGCGCTGCTGCACCGGCGCCGGCGGCGGGGGATCGGCCTGACCGGCGTCCTGGCGGTCGGCTCGGAGGAGTCGGTCGAGGCCCTCGTGGCCCGGACCCGCCGGGCGCCGGAGCACGGCTGGACCGTGCTCGCCGCCTGCACCCCGGCCGGGGTCGGGACCTGTGCCGGTGTGCCCGTCGTCGGGGACCTCGACGACGTGGCCGAGCGGGTCCACGGCGTCGGCGCCGAGGTCGTCGCCGTGGCCGCCGCACCGGGCTGGTCCGGGCGCCGGCTGCACCGGCTGGCCTGGGAGCTCGAGGGCACCGACCTCGACCTCGTCGTCGACCCGGGGCTCATGGAGATCGCCGGGCCCCGCCTGCACGTCACCCCGGTCGACGGCCAGCCGATGATCCGGCTGACCCAGCCCACCTTCCGGGGCGCCGCCCGGGTCTCCAAGGCACTGCTCGACCGCGTCGTCGCCGTCGTCGCCGTCGTCGCGCTGGCCCCGGTGCTGCTCGGGGTCGCCCTCGCGATCCGGCTCGACGACCACGGGCCGGTCTTCTTCCGCCAGGAACGCGTCGGACGGCGTGGCCGCCCCTTCCGCATGATCAAGTTCCGCTCGATGGCGGTGGACGCCGAGGCCGTGCGGACCTCGCTGCGCTCCGACGACGCGGACGGCCCGCTGTTCAAGATGCGCGCCGACCCGCGCGTCACCCGGATCGGCGCGGTGCTGCGCCGCTACTCGCTCGACGAGCTGCCCCAGCTGCTCAACGTCGTCGGCGGCTCGATGTCGCTCGTCGGCCCGCGCCCGCCCCTGCCGAGCGAGGTCGTCGAGTACGCCGACGACGCCCGCCGGCGCCTGCTCGTCCGGCCCGGCATGACCGGCCTGTGGCAGGTCAGCGGCCGCAGCGACCTCTCCTGGGAGGAGACGGTGCGCCTCGACCTGCGCTACGTCGAGAACTGGTCGCCCGGACTCGACCTCCACATCCTCGCCCGCACCGTGACGGCCGTGCTCGCCGGCCGCGGCGCCTACTGACTCCCACACGACGAGACCGGGAACCCTCGCCATGAGCCTCTCCGTGCTGATCCTGGGCCTGAACTACGCCCCGGAGCCGACCGGCATCGCGCCCTACACCACCGGCACCGCCCGCTTCCTGGCCGACGCCGGGCACCACGTCCACGTCGTCACGGGCCTGCCGCACTACCCGCACTGGGAGATCGCGGCCGGGTACCGCCGCGCCCGCGGCGTGCTCCACGAGCGCGACGGCGACGTCCGCCTCACCCGCATCGCGCACCCCGTGCCCGCCGACCCCGGCGGCGCCGAGCGCATCCGCATGGAGGCCGCCTTCGCCGCCGGGGCGGCCCGCGCCCACCGGGGCGCGCGCCCCGACGTCGTGCTGGCGGTCAGCCCCGCGCTGCTCACCGTGGGCGCGGCCCTGCGCTGGCGCGCCCCGGGCCGCACCGCGGTCGGCGTCATCACCCAGGACCTCTACGGCCGGGCGATCGCGGAGACCGGCGCCCTCGGCGGGCGGGGCGCCCGCGCCGCCGCGACCCTCGAGCGGGCGCTGCTGACCCGCGCCGACGGCGTCGTCGCGATCCACGAGAGCTTCCGGCGGTCGCTGGGCGAGCTCGGCGTCGAGAACCGTCGGATCACCACCATCCGCAACTGGAGCCACGTCAGCCCGGTCCGCGCCGGCGGGGCCGACCTGCTCGCGCTGCGCCGCCGGCGGGGCTGGCGTGACGACGAGGTGGTCGCCCTGCACGCCGGGAACATGGGCGCGAAGCAGGGCCTGGAGAACGTCGTCGAGGCGGCCCGCCTCGCCGACGCCACCGGCGCGGTCGTGCGCTTCGTCCTGCTCGGCACCGGCGCGCGCCGCGCGGCGCTCGAGGCGTACGGCGTCGGGGTCGAGCGCCTGCAGTTCCTCGACCCGCTGCCCGCCTCCGAGTTCGAGCTCGCGATGGCCGCCGCCGACGTCCTCGTCCTCAACGAGAAGCCCGGCGTCGAGGAGATGTGCGTGCCCTCCAAGCTCACCTCGTACTTCGCGGCCGGCCGGCCCGTGGTGGCGGCGACGAGCCCCCGTAGTGCGGCGAGCGCCGAGATCGAGGCCTCCGGCGGGGGCGTGCGGGTCGACCCGGGGACCCCCGAGGAGTTGCTCGGGGCCGTCCTGCGCTGCGGCCTCGACCCGGCGACGGCCGGCACGATGGGCCTGCGCGGACAGCTGTTCGCCCGCGACGCCCTCTCGGCCGTGGCCGCCCGCGGCGCCTACGTCGACTGGGTCGCCGACCTGGCCGCCGGGCGCGGCCGCCGCCGCCCGACCGCCCTCCCCACCCTCGCCGGCGCCTCCGAGGTCCCCACGGACGTCCGCGCGCTCGTCACCGAGGACGCGTCGTGACCGCGCGGCGGCTGCAGGACTTCACCGGCGCCGGCCACGACAAGGGCCGGTCGACGGGCTGGCAGGTGGCGTGGTGGGTCGTCTCGAACCTCGTGTTCCGGGCCTGGTGGTGCCCGGCCCGCGTGCGCCCGGTGATCCTGCGGGCCTTCGGCGCCCGCGTGGGTCGCGGGGTGAACATCCGCAACGGCGTCCGGGTGCACTGGCCCTGGAAGCTCGAGATCGGCGACCACTGCTGGATCGGCGAGGGCGCCTGGCTGCTCAACCTGGAGCCGATCCTGCTCGGCGACCAGGTGTGCGTGTCCCAGGAGGCCGTGCTGTGCACCGGCTCGCACCGGCGGCGCGACCCGGCGTTCGCCTACGACAACGCCCCCATCGTCGTCGGCGCCGGGGCGTGGGTCGCGCTGCGGGCGATCGTCCTGCGGGGCGTCGTGGTGCCCGCCGACGGCCTGGTCCCCGCCGGCACGGTGCTCGCCCGGACCTCCGCCCCCGTCGGGGACGCGGCGGTGCCCCGGCCCCGCGGGGCGCGGGACCACCGGGGCGTCCCGACGACGGGGGTGACCGCGTGAGCCTCGTGCTCGACCGTCCCGCGACGGCCGACGTGCCGCTCCCGCCCCCCGGTCCGCGCCGGCTCACCGGCCTGCAGTTCCTCCTCCCGCTGTTCTCCGTCACCGTCCTGCTGGCCGTCCCGGCGGCCGTCTTCGTCGCCCCCGTCGTCGCGCGCGGCTCCGTGTCGGTCGGCGTCGCGGCCGTCCTGTTCGCCGTGTCGGTCGTCTACTGCGCGCTGCGCCTCGGATCGCTGATGTGGGAGGCGGAGCCGCGCTGGGCCGTGCTCGGGCTGTGGATGTTCTCCTACGCCTGGCTCGCGGTCGCGGGGCTGACCCAGACCCTCGCCGGCGAGAACCCGCTGGGCTTCACGCTCGGCGACCTCGCCACCGAGCAGGCCGCGCTGCTGCTCGCCGGGCTGATCTGCTTCGACGTGGCGTCCCGGGTCCGCCCGCGGCGCGCCGGTGCCCTGCTGCCCGCCGCGCTCGACGCCCGGCTGCGCGGCCGCGTCCTCGACCCGACCCGGGTCCTGCTGCTCGGCGTGGTGGCCCTGGTCACCGCGCCGGTGCTGGTCGCGCTGCTCGGCGGGCCGGGGGTGCTGCTGTCCGACCGCCAGGCGGTCTTCGACCAGCTGTCGTCGTCGGGGCTCTACTCCTCGGCGTCGAACGCGACCGGCGGCATGGTCGCCGTGATCGGCAACGTCCTGCCGTTCGTGGCGCTGATCTGCCTGGTCAAGCTCCTCGCCGACGACCCGGAGCAGCGTCGTCGGGCCGAGGTGTGGGCGCTCGGCGCGGCGCTCGTCGCGCTCAACGCCCTGATGAACAACCCGCTCTCGAACCCGCGCTACTGGGCGTTCGCGATCGTGCTCGCGTTCTTCTTCTGCTGGCGCTTCTCCACCCGGCCGGCCGTGCTGACCACGTTCGTCACGCTGTTCACGCTCAGCTCGCTGATCATCTTCCCCTACCTCGACCACTTCCGGGTCTCCGAGGCGCAGATGAAGCAGTACGGGATCCGGACGCCGAGCTACTCGCAGCCGGTGGACTACGTGCTCGGCAAGACCGACTACGCCTCCATCTCCGACGTCGGCGTCGCCCTGCGCGTCGTCGACCACCACGGGCACACCCTCGGCCGGCAGCTGCTCGGCGCGGCCACCTTCTGGGTGCCGCGCTCGCTGTGGCCGGACAAGCCCGACAACACCGCGTTCCTCATCGCCGACGAGATCGGCTTCCCCAACCGCAACCTGGACTCCCCGCTGTGGGCCGAGGGTTACGTCGACTTCGGCTGGCTCGGCGCCTGCGGCCTGCTCGCGCTCGGCGGGCTGGCCGCCCGCCGGCTCGACGACGCCTTCGTCGCGCACCGCGGGGCCCGCACCCGGGTCGTGCCGCTCGTGGCCGTCGCGGCGCCCGTCATCGCCGGCTACGAGTTCATCCTCATCCGCGGCTCCCTGCTGCAGGCCATGGCCAGGATCGTCGTGCTCCTGGTGCTGCTCCTGCTGGTCTCCCGCGTTCCCCGCACCGCCGCCCGGCACGCCGCCGTGCGGTCCCACCTCACCGGGAGCCCCCAGTGACCCGTCCCGTCCGCGGCCCGCTCGCCCGTCGGCTGCACACCCTCGTCTGGCTGCTCCCCGCGTCGCCGATGAAGAACCGGCTGCTCCGCCGGTTCGGCCACGTCGTCGCCCGGAGCGCCTCGCTCGGCTCCTGCCTCGTCCCGTCCCTGGTGCACCTGCACGCGGGCGAACGTGCCTTCGTCGCGTCCGGCAACTTCATCCGCGGCGTCGCGGAGCTGGTGCTCGGCGACGACGCGATCATCGGGCCCTGGAACATCCTCACCGCCCACCCCGCCTTCCAGCACGAGGGCGAGAACGGGGTGCTGTGGATGGGCGCGCACGCCCTCATCACCAGCCGGCACAGCATCGACTGCTCCGGCACCGTCGTCCTCGGGGCCTTCTCCTCAATCGCCGGGCACGACACGCAGGTGCTGAGCCACGAGCTCGACTTCGACGGGCCGGCCCAGACCTGCGCGCACATCGAGATCGGTGACCACTCCTTCGTGGGAACGCGGTGCACCGTGCTGTCCGGTGCACGTCTCCCGGACCGGTCGGCCCTCGCGGCGGGCTCGGTGCTGCGTCGGGCACCGGTCGAGCACGCCGGGCTCTACACCGGCTCTCCGGCCCGCCACAAGCAGCTCCTCGACGGGGCGTGGTTCCACCGGCCCGTCGGACCGACCCGGTCGCTGCGCGACCACGCCGGGGTCCTGCTCCCCGGCGCCTTCTGACCTCCCCACCCCTCCACCCGACCCCAGGAAGGACCGCCCGGTGACCGCGCGCGAGTACCTCACCCTCCTCGGCCAGCAGTGGCGTTGGATCGTCGGCGCCGCGCTCGTCGGGGTCGTCGTCGCCGGCGTCGCCGTGCTGCTCACCCCGGCGTCCTACGCCGCGTCGGTGACCTTCTACGTCTCCACGGCGTCGAACACGAGCTCCGCCGACGCCTACCAGGGCAGCCTGCTCTCCCAGGACCGCGTGAAGTCCTACACCGAGCTGCTGTCCGGCTACCGCCTCGGCGAGGAGGTCGTCACCGACCTGCGCCTCCCCGACGACCCGCAGAGCGTCGCCGACCAGGTGTCGGCGAGCGTCAGCCCGAACACCGTGCTGCTCGAGGCCCGGGTCACCGACGCCTCCCCGGAGCGGGCGCAGGCCATCGCCGGTGCCGTCGGCCGCCGCTTCCCGGCGCTGATCGCCGACCTCGAGCGCCCCGCCGACCGCACGCAGCCCCCGACGGTGTCCGCCCGGGTGGTCGAGGGCCCCGTCCTCGCCCCGGGCCCGGTCTCGCCGAAGCCGCTGGTCGACCTCGGCCTGGGCCTCGCGGCCGGCCTGCTGATCGGCGTGACGATCGCGGTGGTGCGCCGCTCGCTCGACCGCTCGGTGCTGAGCCTCGCCCAGCTCGCCAAGCTCCTGCCGCACCCGTTGCTCGGCACCCTGCCGCGCGACCGGCACACCGACCGCACGCCGCTGTTCCTGCGCGACCGCCCGATGTCCCCGGCCGCCGAGAGCCTGCGGGCCGTGCACGGCAACCTCGCGCGTCCCGACGGCGAGGGCGTGCGCGTCGTCGTCGTCACCAGTGCCGTCGAGGGCGAGGGCAAGTCCACCCTGGTGGTCAACCTCGCTCTCGCCGAGGCGAACGCGGGCGGGCGGGTGCTCCTCGTCGAGGCCGACCTCCGCCGCCCGCGCGCGTCGGCCTACCTCGGCGTCCCCGCCGGTGGGGGACTGGCCGGACTGCTCGCCGGCCAGGGTGCCCTCGACGAGGCGGTCCGCCCCGGCGGGGTCGTCCGCCTGGACGTGCTGCCGAGCGGCCCGCTGCCGCCGAACCCCTACGAGCTGGTCGAGTCCGCCCGGATGGACGCGGTGCTCGCCGAGGCGCGCGAGCGCTACGACCTCGTGCTCGTGGACGCCCCGCCGGTGCTGCCGGTGGCCGACGGGCTCGCGCTGGCCCGCCGGGCCGACTCCGTCGTGGTCGTCGTCCGCGCCGGCGCCACCCGCGGCGCCCTGGTCCGCCGGGCCCACGAACTGCTCGTGACGGCCGGGGTGAGCGAGGTGGGGGTCGTCTTCAACGGCGTCACCACCGCGGTCGAGGGGCAGTACGCCGGCCGCTACCTCACGACCCCCGCACCCACGCCCGCCCCGGCACCCGCCCCGCAGCTCCCCGCCGCCGTCGCGCCGCTCGCCGCCGTCGAGCAGCGCCCGGCCGGGCCCGCAGCACCCTCAGTCCCCGCGCCACGCGCCGTCGCGAGCCACCACCGCCGGCCCCGG contains:
- a CDS encoding aldo/keto reductase, whose protein sequence is MEYTKLGSTGLDVSRICLGTMSYGVPNDRWKWALPQDEAKPFFSAALEAGINFFDTADVYSQGTSEEITGRWLNEMADRDEIVVATKVFNRMRPGPNGAGLSRKAILTGIDHSLRRLGMDYVDLYQIHRFDPETPLEETLEALHDVVRSGKARYIGASSMFAWQFAKALHLQDANGWARFVTMQNHHNLLYREEEREMNPLCADEGVGTIPWSPLARGKLTRDWDETTTRGDTDEFGRTLYRDSDRHIVEKVAEIGEKRGVSRAQVALAWLLAQPVVDAPIIGATKLHHLEEAVAAVDLQLDDHELTELSESYEPRGIAGHR
- a CDS encoding NAD(P)-binding domain-containing protein, which translates into the protein MTQTLDRPGSEVADRVEAWVSAFQDALTARDVSAATSLFADECYWRDLVSFTWNIATVEGTDEVADLLGSVLDRIDPTNFAVDGEPTSADGVDEAWLTFETAVGRGTGHVRLKGGKAWTLLTTLDELKGYEENKRERRPFGTEHGANPARVTWKESREQEAEELGYDRQPEVVIIGGGQGGIALAARLRQLGVPAIVIERNERPGDSWRKRYKSLALHDPVWYDHLPYIPFPENWPVFAPKDKLGDWLEMYTRVMEINYWGSTSAQSAEFDEAEGRWTVKVTRDRGNGPEEVVLRPRQLVFAMGVSGKPNKVEFPGMDTFRGTIQHSSEHSGPQGYEGKKIVVIGSNNSAFDICGAAWEAGADVTMVQRSSTHIIKSDTLMELGLGSLYSEEAVANGIDTRTADLVFASLPYRIMADFQRPAYDEAKVRDKEFYDQLREAGFDLDFGDDESGLFMKYLRRGSGYYIDVGAAQLVAEGKVKLAKGQVKEFTADGVTLEDGTHLEADLVVLATGYRSMITSVADIIGEEMATRVGKVWGLGSDTTKDPGPWEGEQRNMWKPTQQPNLWFHGGNLHQSRHYSLYLALQLKARQEGLDTTVYKLQPSHHQE
- a CDS encoding sugar transferase, producing the protein MTTTGGPQAAGDEAAPRVLLTAADTVPTADAVPTAGSVPTAGAVRDHGAVPGRDPLTGTTGSRGVDAVRRVRRSWARRVLVADLLAVALVGTAAAVLLPADPTGPVGHVGPTLLVVGLVALLGVALAVRRCWHPLLVCSGGLEYTRVLQAGTGALLVLALGQVAVRDDGLRPWTLAVLPAAVLAVLAVRGVARALLHRRRRRGIGLTGVLAVGSEESVEALVARTRRAPEHGWTVLAACTPAGVGTCAGVPVVGDLDDVAERVHGVGAEVVAVAAAPGWSGRRLHRLAWELEGTDLDLVVDPGLMEIAGPRLHVTPVDGQPMIRLTQPTFRGAARVSKALLDRVVAVVAVVALAPVLLGVALAIRLDDHGPVFFRQERVGRRGRPFRMIKFRSMAVDAEAVRTSLRSDDADGPLFKMRADPRVTRIGAVLRRYSLDELPQLLNVVGGSMSLVGPRPPLPSEVVEYADDARRRLLVRPGMTGLWQVSGRSDLSWEETVRLDLRYVENWSPGLDLHILARTVTAVLAGRGAY
- a CDS encoding glycosyltransferase family 4 protein codes for the protein MSLSVLILGLNYAPEPTGIAPYTTGTARFLADAGHHVHVVTGLPHYPHWEIAAGYRRARGVLHERDGDVRLTRIAHPVPADPGGAERIRMEAAFAAGAARAHRGARPDVVLAVSPALLTVGAALRWRAPGRTAVGVITQDLYGRAIAETGALGGRGARAAATLERALLTRADGVVAIHESFRRSLGELGVENRRITTIRNWSHVSPVRAGGADLLALRRRRGWRDDEVVALHAGNMGAKQGLENVVEAARLADATGAVVRFVLLGTGARRAALEAYGVGVERLQFLDPLPASEFELAMAAADVLVLNEKPGVEEMCVPSKLTSYFAAGRPVVAATSPRSAASAEIEASGGGVRVDPGTPEELLGAVLRCGLDPATAGTMGLRGQLFARDALSAVAARGAYVDWVADLAAGRGRRRPTALPTLAGASEVPTDVRALVTEDAS
- a CDS encoding class I SAM-dependent methyltransferase — encoded protein: MTTETVVPMHDLQEAVHGDGHDYLSGSPHLRHAYLNKWMRDTLNAVVTELADRLGRPPRVIEVGAGHGGFTETMVSAGAEVVVTEMSGPSARSIAARFRHNPRVQVHHDLDGRLDVHGEVDLVVYMAVLHHIPDYLASLEEAVRIVAPGGAIVTFQDPLYYPRQSRTSVALSRAATLAWRVTEGELARGFRTLTRRVRGVYDESSPSDMSEYHVVRDGVDEDAIALLLGRSFADVDVHRYFSTQGGWVQTLGERVLRPNTFGVVATGRR